The following proteins come from a genomic window of Novosphingobium sp. P6W:
- a CDS encoding AI-2E family transporter: MEFTPPRTEQPYWTLSRIAVAAVMVIAILGVGLLLVRLASFLMLVFASVVLAVVFDAIARAICSMLSIGRAWALGIAVILLLGTFIGALVLFGAQLTSQFDMIRQSLPNGVERLQAFLERMGMGSAANGILEQGKDSLSGAVSKIGTYMLAIGNGVTNLVLVIFAAIFLAADPGVYRRGFLLLLPDSAVPPAEAGLKDTGRGLNGWMKGQAISSVVVATLTSTGLALLGVPSAGGLGVIAGLLDVIPMIGPVISGVPAVLLAFTQSPATALWTVLLFVVIQQLQGNFLQPMIQKQAVDVPPAVLLFTVVAAGTLFGALGVLLAAPLTIAVFVMVKRIYVKTLLGKDVEI; this comes from the coding sequence GTGGAATTTACCCCCCCCCGTACAGAACAGCCTTACTGGACGCTTAGCCGGATCGCGGTCGCCGCCGTGATGGTAATCGCTATTCTGGGCGTCGGCCTTCTGCTCGTGCGGCTTGCCAGCTTTCTCATGCTCGTTTTCGCCTCCGTCGTCCTGGCGGTGGTGTTCGACGCGATAGCACGCGCCATCTGCTCCATGCTCTCGATCGGCCGCGCATGGGCGCTGGGGATCGCCGTTATCCTATTGCTCGGGACTTTTATCGGCGCTCTTGTGCTTTTCGGTGCCCAGCTGACCAGCCAGTTCGATATGATACGCCAAAGCCTCCCCAATGGCGTGGAACGGCTCCAGGCTTTCCTTGAACGGATGGGCATGGGAAGTGCGGCCAACGGCATATTGGAGCAAGGCAAGGACAGCCTCTCTGGCGCTGTTTCCAAGATCGGCACGTACATGCTCGCGATCGGCAACGGCGTGACCAACCTTGTGCTCGTCATCTTCGCGGCGATCTTCCTTGCCGCCGATCCCGGCGTGTATCGCCGGGGCTTTCTTCTTTTGCTGCCCGACAGTGCGGTGCCGCCTGCAGAGGCCGGTCTGAAGGATACCGGCCGCGGCCTGAATGGCTGGATGAAGGGACAGGCGATATCCTCGGTCGTGGTTGCCACGCTGACGTCGACCGGTCTTGCGCTACTGGGCGTGCCGTCTGCGGGCGGGCTGGGCGTGATCGCCGGACTGCTCGACGTCATCCCGATGATCGGGCCGGTCATTTCGGGTGTACCGGCAGTCCTGCTTGCGTTCACCCAATCCCCGGCGACCGCGCTGTGGACGGTCCTCCTGTTTGTCGTGATCCAGCAGTTGCAGGGCAATTTCCTGCAGCCGATGATCCAGAAACAGGCAGTGGATGTGCCGCCGGCTGTGCTGCTCTTCACCGTCGTCGCGGCAGGAACACTGTTCGGAGCGCTTGGCGTTCTGCTTGCGGCACCATTGACGATCGCCGTTTTTGTCATGGTCAAACGGATTTATGTGAAGACGCTGCTTGGCAAGGATGTCGAGATATGA
- a CDS encoding UvrB/UvrC motif-containing protein — MERGEAQLEELLRAMHAAAAQGEFEKAAQLRDRISILRGLPGDAPESDIDPSGLVRQKPGAMGLGTSRQQVTPPPGWKPPKKPDLMTTGRKRGRKEPN; from the coding sequence ATGGAACGCGGCGAGGCACAGCTGGAGGAACTCCTCCGTGCGATGCACGCCGCAGCCGCGCAGGGAGAATTCGAGAAGGCTGCGCAGCTGCGCGACCGGATCAGTATCTTGCGCGGGCTTCCCGGCGACGCTCCTGAAAGCGACATCGATCCCTCCGGCCTCGTCCGCCAGAAACCGGGGGCGATGGGCCTGGGGACAAGCCGGCAGCAGGTAACGCCGCCTCCGGGATGGAAACCGCCAAAAAAGCCGGATCTGATGACGACCGGGCGCAAGCGCGGTCGCAAGGAACCGAACTGA
- a CDS encoding oxygenase MpaB family protein, with product MSARGATSNPMKQAIRRQVVALFNDRSRGETPVVRSRNALLAPTSVAWRVHGDVASMMAGGIASLLMQMLHPGVLAGVWDHSNFRADMHGRLRRTARFIAATTYADKAEAEAVIERVRSVHDGVKGRMPDGTPYDANDPMLLAWVHVTETTSFLNAWMRYGEPWMSRTDQDRYFAEMAPIGGALGAEPLPRTRGEAERLIAAMRPSLRADARTAEVAGLILRPPASNRLAAVPGRLAARAGVDLLPRWARAMHGLSPSPLGTPLVRAGTLGVAQALRWAFR from the coding sequence ATGAGCGCTCGCGGTGCAACCTCCAATCCCATGAAACAGGCCATCCGCCGGCAGGTCGTTGCCCTGTTCAACGACCGCAGCCGGGGCGAGACGCCGGTGGTCAGGAGCCGGAACGCGCTTCTGGCGCCCACGTCGGTCGCGTGGCGGGTCCACGGCGATGTCGCCTCGATGATGGCGGGCGGGATCGCCAGTCTCCTGATGCAGATGCTTCATCCCGGCGTTCTGGCCGGGGTATGGGACCATTCGAACTTCCGCGCTGACATGCACGGCCGGCTGCGGCGCACCGCCCGCTTCATCGCCGCAACCACTTATGCCGACAAGGCAGAGGCCGAGGCGGTGATCGAGCGGGTCCGGTCCGTTCATGATGGTGTCAAGGGCCGGATGCCTGACGGCACCCCATACGACGCGAACGACCCGATGCTGCTGGCATGGGTACATGTCACCGAAACCACCAGCTTTCTCAACGCCTGGATGCGCTACGGCGAGCCATGGATGTCGCGCACGGATCAGGACCGATACTTCGCTGAAATGGCACCTATCGGCGGTGCGCTTGGAGCGGAGCCCTTGCCGCGCACACGCGGCGAAGCGGAGCGGCTGATCGCCGCGATGCGGCCTTCGCTAAGGGCGGATGCGCGAACGGCCGAAGTCGCCGGCCTGATCCTGCGCCCGCCGGCATCGAATCGTCTCGCTGCGGTGCCGGGCCGGCTTGCGGCCAGGGCCGGCGTCGACCTTTTGCCTCGCTGGGCCCGCGCCATGCATGGCCTGTCGCCCTCGCCGCTCGGCACGCCCTTGGTCCGCGCGGGGACGCTCGGCGTCGCGCAGGCGCTGCGCTGGGCCTTCCGGTGA
- a CDS encoding LysR family transcriptional regulator: protein MVDGPKELRRLPAIDPRALLTFRAVCDTGSISAAARALNLSQPSVSNTIALLERRLGAILFERRRGGIALTREGELLQRRAEALATLLSDATSEVELARHHIAGPLRIGGTPGALLTLLPGAIMRVEEAVGDFALSAVERPDEQLLDMLRKGEIELAFVTTQIESVPVDMVEVTCARDPFALIAGQHHADLPDHVSLRDVESYPWVLPEARGAFRRQVDALFIAAGVSIPRTAIRCDSLLTTRAIVRDTDRVTLLPRTVALDGVSDNSIRAISIEEAVFERSVGVLRLADRPLTPLSSAMLAALACNP from the coding sequence ATGGTGGACGGACCAAAGGAATTGCGCCGGCTCCCGGCTATCGATCCGCGGGCTCTGCTGACCTTCCGTGCGGTCTGCGATACCGGCTCGATCAGTGCGGCGGCACGGGCACTCAACCTGTCGCAGCCTTCGGTCTCGAACACTATCGCACTGCTGGAACGCAGGCTGGGGGCGATCCTGTTCGAGCGGCGGCGCGGCGGCATCGCCCTTACCCGAGAAGGCGAACTGCTGCAGCGCCGGGCCGAGGCACTGGCAACATTACTTTCCGATGCCACCAGCGAGGTCGAACTCGCCCGTCACCACATCGCCGGTCCGCTGCGCATCGGCGGGACGCCGGGCGCGCTGCTGACCTTGCTGCCCGGCGCGATCATGCGGGTAGAGGAAGCCGTCGGCGACTTTGCACTCAGCGCGGTTGAGCGGCCGGACGAGCAATTGCTCGACATGCTGCGCAAGGGCGAGATCGAACTGGCCTTCGTGACCACCCAGATCGAAAGCGTGCCGGTCGACATGGTCGAAGTGACCTGCGCGCGCGATCCCTTTGCCCTGATCGCGGGGCAGCACCACGCGGACCTGCCCGATCACGTTTCGCTGCGCGACGTGGAAAGTTATCCCTGGGTGCTGCCGGAGGCGCGGGGCGCGTTTCGCCGGCAGGTCGACGCCCTGTTCATCGCTGCCGGGGTTTCCATCCCGCGCACCGCGATTCGCTGCGATTCCCTGCTGACGACGCGGGCCATCGTTCGCGATACCGACCGGGTGACCTTGCTGCCGCGCACCGTTGCACTGGACGGGGTTTCCGACAATTCGATCAGGGCGATTTCGATCGAGGAAGCCGTATTCGAACGCAGCGTAGGGGTCCTGCGCCTTGCTGACCGGCCGCTTACCCCGCTTTCCTCCGCCATGTTGGCGGCGCTTGCCTGCAATCCATAG
- a CDS encoding TRCF domain-containing protein, producing MKLAFTAARIAEALNDGTVAFLADDEQEAEALAEAVRALAPQGQVVHVPSSDALPGETAPATPANAGRRASALRALRLAGAAPVACILSGEAAARRYPEPGAFDSAPPTLRPGDKADMQSFAIQLADLGYFADDRVDEPGEMAVRGEVIDIYPADAGGPARIELAAGKIAAIRSYDPITQLTIDELEHLEIGRAAEPPIGKATSILAHLAPGILAASQKADHRRRRFIQLARDAAGDAPHRLDAVEDGAWQKACKDWTAPPFDADFMPVPRFANERAPLSAMARFVQPLLAEGRALVLAGSARDLRFLRSKVSRRLSLDLPELGAWSQVKEIPVGGGASLMAPVDAGYVDANVILVTAADLMGSRALIGGGNVVTANPWQTDVKIRSGDLVVHEDHGVARVLGLETSAAGSTADERTCIDRIVLEYADGARRLVPIDEADRIWRYGADSDVVTLDKLDGSSWHKRRASINAAIEQSAKALTQLARDRETLTAPVMAPDPAAYERFADGFPFNETADQSRAISAVRDDLASGRPMDRLVIGDVGYGKTEVALRAAALAALAGFQVIVAAPTTVLVRQHLETFRRRFADTTITVTGLSRLSTAAEKKATKSGLADGSIDIVVGTGAVMAKGVDYARPGLVVIDEEQRFGAADKARLRGLGTVHIVSLSATPIPRTLQAALVGLQKMSVIATPPARRQPIRTSINRYDDAPLRTALAREKARGGQSFVVVPRIEDMATVAEKIRRAAPDLMLVEAHGKMSPAEIDDVMVGFGEGRGDILLATNIIEAGLDVPRANTMIVWRADRFGLAQLHQLRGRVGRGNRRGQVILLIESEDAIGAHTLKRLRTLATFDRLGAGFAISARDLDMRGAGDLLGDDQAGHMKLIGVDLYQHLLGAALRAARGEAVERWSPELNLGVTGALPESWIPEPDLRLSLYVRLARIEDEAGLDAFEDELLDRFGPLPAEVSGLIAHARIRLAARALRIARIDAGPAAIAITPHRECTIEAAAAGFVEKKGRWILSQPRPATDDRIARVESLLDALAP from the coding sequence GTGAAACTGGCCTTCACTGCGGCGCGTATCGCCGAAGCCCTGAACGACGGAACCGTCGCATTCCTGGCCGACGACGAGCAGGAAGCCGAAGCGTTGGCGGAGGCGGTCAGGGCGCTGGCACCGCAGGGCCAGGTCGTCCACGTGCCTTCCAGCGATGCGCTTCCCGGCGAAACCGCTCCGGCGACGCCAGCAAATGCGGGACGGCGCGCGTCCGCCCTGCGCGCGCTTCGACTTGCCGGGGCCGCGCCCGTCGCCTGCATCCTGAGCGGCGAAGCCGCCGCGCGCCGCTATCCCGAGCCCGGCGCATTCGACAGCGCACCGCCCACGCTGCGCCCCGGCGACAAAGCCGACATGCAATCTTTCGCGATACAACTTGCAGACCTCGGGTATTTTGCTGATGACCGCGTCGACGAGCCCGGCGAAATGGCAGTGCGCGGCGAGGTCATCGACATCTATCCAGCCGATGCCGGCGGCCCGGCGCGCATCGAACTGGCGGCTGGAAAGATTGCCGCAATCCGATCGTACGATCCGATAACGCAGCTCACGATCGATGAATTGGAGCATCTGGAGATCGGGCGCGCTGCCGAACCGCCCATTGGCAAGGCAACCTCTATCCTGGCGCATCTCGCGCCGGGCATACTCGCGGCCTCTCAAAAGGCCGATCATCGTCGCCGCCGCTTCATCCAGCTTGCGCGCGACGCGGCTGGCGATGCGCCCCATCGGCTGGACGCGGTAGAGGACGGCGCCTGGCAGAAGGCCTGCAAGGATTGGACAGCGCCGCCGTTCGACGCGGATTTCATGCCCGTGCCGCGTTTCGCCAACGAACGCGCGCCGCTTTCCGCCATGGCGCGCTTTGTGCAACCGTTGCTCGCGGAAGGGCGCGCATTAGTGCTGGCCGGCAGCGCGCGCGACCTTCGCTTCCTGCGCAGCAAGGTTTCCCGGCGGTTGTCGCTGGACCTTCCCGAACTCGGCGCATGGTCGCAGGTGAAGGAAATACCCGTCGGCGGCGGAGCCAGCCTGATGGCACCTGTCGACGCCGGTTATGTCGACGCGAATGTCATCCTTGTGACTGCGGCCGACCTGATGGGCAGCCGCGCCTTGATCGGCGGCGGGAATGTGGTGACAGCCAATCCTTGGCAAACCGATGTCAAAATCCGCAGCGGCGACCTGGTTGTTCACGAGGACCACGGCGTCGCGCGCGTGCTGGGGCTTGAGACGTCGGCGGCCGGCAGCACGGCGGACGAGCGGACTTGCATCGACAGGATCGTGCTCGAATATGCGGACGGCGCGCGGCGCCTTGTCCCAATAGACGAGGCAGATCGCATCTGGCGCTACGGCGCCGACAGCGACGTGGTGACGCTCGACAAGCTCGATGGTTCGTCCTGGCACAAACGCCGCGCGTCGATCAACGCCGCGATCGAACAGAGCGCAAAGGCCCTGACCCAACTGGCGCGGGATCGCGAGACGCTGACCGCGCCCGTCATGGCACCCGACCCCGCCGCCTACGAGCGCTTCGCAGACGGCTTCCCGTTCAACGAGACAGCCGATCAGTCCCGGGCGATCTCGGCCGTGCGGGACGATCTGGCGAGCGGCCGGCCGATGGACCGGCTGGTCATCGGCGACGTCGGCTATGGCAAGACCGAAGTCGCACTGCGCGCCGCAGCGCTGGCCGCGCTGGCCGGCTTCCAGGTCATCGTCGCCGCGCCGACCACCGTGCTCGTGAGGCAGCATCTGGAAACATTTCGCCGCCGCTTTGCGGACACGACGATCACCGTCACCGGGCTTTCCCGCCTGAGCACCGCTGCAGAAAAGAAAGCTACGAAGTCCGGTCTCGCCGATGGCTCCATCGACATCGTCGTAGGCACCGGCGCCGTCATGGCCAAGGGCGTCGACTATGCTCGGCCGGGACTTGTGGTGATCGACGAGGAGCAGCGCTTCGGCGCCGCCGACAAGGCGCGCCTGCGCGGCCTGGGCACTGTCCATATCGTCAGCCTGAGCGCCACGCCGATCCCGCGCACCCTGCAGGCGGCGCTGGTCGGGCTGCAGAAGATGTCGGTCATCGCCACCCCTCCCGCGCGCCGCCAACCCATCCGCACCAGCATCAACCGCTACGACGATGCGCCTCTTCGCACCGCGCTGGCCCGCGAGAAGGCGCGCGGCGGTCAGAGCTTCGTCGTCGTTCCACGTATCGAGGACATGGCGACCGTCGCCGAAAAAATCCGCCGCGCCGCGCCCGATCTGATGCTGGTCGAAGCGCACGGCAAGATGTCGCCGGCCGAAATCGACGATGTCATGGTCGGCTTCGGTGAAGGCCGCGGCGATATTCTGCTGGCGACCAACATCATCGAAGCCGGTCTCGACGTTCCCCGCGCGAACACAATGATCGTCTGGCGCGCCGATCGCTTCGGGCTGGCGCAATTGCACCAGTTGCGCGGCCGGGTGGGGCGCGGCAACCGGCGAGGGCAAGTCATCCTGCTGATCGAAAGCGAGGACGCTATCGGTGCGCACACGCTCAAGCGGCTGCGCACGCTCGCCACGTTCGACCGACTGGGCGCGGGCTTCGCGATCAGTGCCCGGGACCTCGACATGCGCGGTGCCGGCGACCTGCTTGGCGACGATCAGGCCGGGCACATGAAGCTCATCGGCGTCGATCTGTACCAGCACCTGCTGGGCGCCGCGCTGCGGGCCGCGCGCGGTGAAGCCGTAGAGCGGTGGAGCCCCGAACTCAATCTCGGCGTCACGGGCGCGCTTCCCGAAAGCTGGATTCCCGAACCCGACCTGCGGCTGTCGCTTTACGTCCGGCTGGCGCGCATCGAGGATGAAGCCGGCCTCGATGCCTTCGAGGATGAGCTGCTGGATCGTTTCGGCCCCCTGCCCGCCGAAGTGAGCGGACTTATCGCCCATGCGCGTATTCGCCTTGCCGCCCGGGCCCTGCGGATCGCGCGCATCGACGCCGGGCCCGCAGCGATAGCCATCACTCCGCACCGCGAATGCACGATCGAGGCCGCGGCGGCAGGTTTTGTCGAAAAGAAAGGGCGCTGGATCCTTTCCCAGCCGCGTCCAGCCACGGACGATCGCATCGCGCGTGTCGAAAGTCTGCTGGACGCGCTGGCGCCCTGA
- a CDS encoding SRPBCC family protein: MATPNDDAPPTTSKSGATRDAAMQALGHMRGDTLIGRTVTINRPRAELYAYWRDFTRLPTFMDNVERVDILSPTRSHWVVKAPGGKLVEWDADLTDDRDGELIAWASAEGADVPNSGRIEFRDAGDRGTIVTATIVYDPPAGVVGKLIAKMFQREPAIQARRDLRRFKQLMETGEVATSSRTRAQLQEEIA; this comes from the coding sequence ATGGCAACCCCGAATGACGACGCGCCGCCCACCACTTCGAAATCCGGGGCCACACGGGATGCCGCGATGCAGGCGCTCGGGCACATGCGCGGCGACACCCTGATCGGGCGCACCGTCACGATCAACCGTCCTCGCGCCGAACTCTACGCATACTGGCGCGACTTTACCCGGCTGCCCACGTTCATGGACAACGTCGAGCGGGTGGACATCCTTTCGCCCACGCGTTCGCACTGGGTCGTCAAGGCACCGGGCGGCAAGCTGGTGGAATGGGATGCAGACCTGACCGATGACCGGGACGGCGAACTGATCGCCTGGGCTTCGGCGGAAGGGGCGGATGTTCCCAACAGCGGCCGGATCGAATTTCGCGATGCAGGCGATCGCGGTACGATCGTCACCGCCACGATCGTTTACGACCCGCCCGCAGGCGTGGTCGGCAAGCTCATCGCCAAGATGTTCCAGCGCGAGCCCGCAATTCAGGCGCGCCGAGACCTGCGGCGTTTCAAGCAACTCATGGAAACCGGCGAAGTCGCCACCTCGTCGCGCACCCGCGCGCAGCTTCAAGAGGAGATCGCCTGA
- a CDS encoding MucR family transcriptional regulator, translated as MSENENPSDVAALTVQLLSAYLANNTVPSADLAGLIQSTKAALTQDAVLSEPEAETPTFTAAVSARKSLASPDHIISLIDGKPYKTLKRHLATHGLTPETYRERYGLPASYPMVAPAFAAMRRAIAEKIGLGTKKTAKAAAPADAVAASEDAGDGQAATPIVPKAKKPAAKTSAVSAAKAPARKAKTTAKSSPAADTATDQAPEIAPSEGKSQAVAVTAETPAAAPKPAKVAAGDAKLKKPPTKRMARSPKTAAKSADGNTEAETAAAAPSDAPLAEQPKRRGKLGLFGKDAVEANAPATGSADGAKTRWKRPGAKAK; from the coding sequence ATGTCCGAGAACGAAAATCCATCTGACGTCGCTGCTCTGACGGTACAATTGCTTAGCGCGTACCTCGCCAACAATACGGTCCCGTCTGCGGACCTCGCAGGTCTGATCCAGTCAACCAAAGCGGCTTTGACGCAGGACGCAGTTCTGTCCGAACCTGAAGCAGAGACGCCGACGTTCACCGCTGCTGTTTCTGCACGCAAAAGCCTGGCTTCACCCGATCACATCATCAGTCTTATCGATGGCAAGCCTTACAAGACCCTCAAGCGTCACTTGGCGACCCATGGTCTGACCCCGGAAACTTATCGCGAGCGATATGGCTTGCCCGCCAGCTATCCCATGGTCGCGCCGGCTTTCGCGGCGATGCGCCGTGCGATCGCGGAGAAAATAGGGCTCGGTACCAAGAAGACGGCTAAAGCAGCGGCGCCTGCAGATGCAGTCGCAGCGTCGGAAGATGCCGGAGACGGTCAGGCAGCAACGCCCATCGTCCCGAAGGCAAAGAAGCCGGCTGCGAAAACATCGGCAGTGAGTGCAGCCAAGGCGCCTGCGCGCAAGGCGAAGACCACCGCGAAATCCTCGCCCGCCGCCGATACGGCAACGGACCAGGCTCCGGAGATCGCTCCGAGCGAAGGTAAATCTCAGGCCGTCGCTGTAACTGCCGAAACCCCCGCTGCAGCGCCGAAGCCTGCGAAGGTCGCGGCCGGAGACGCAAAGCTCAAGAAGCCGCCGACGAAGCGGATGGCGCGGTCCCCCAAGACTGCCGCAAAGTCTGCTGACGGCAACACGGAGGCGGAGACGGCCGCCGCCGCACCTTCGGACGCCCCGCTTGCGGAACAGCCGAAGCGGCGCGGCAAGCTGGGTCTGTTCGGAAAAGACGCGGTTGAAGCAAACGCGCCGGCTACCGGTTCCGCTGACGGTGCAAAGACCCGTTGGAAGCGGCCCGGCGCAAAAGCCAAGTAA
- a CDS encoding bifunctional 3-(3-hydroxy-phenyl)propionate/3-hydroxycinnamic acid hydroxylase: MSYDVVVVGCGPVGALAANLLGLKGLAVLVLEREQEHYPLPRAVHLDHEMMRLFQSADVITRVEGDMIATDGHLHVGADHGVIRYMGTVGKPRPFGWANDYFFYQPELEAHLRAGFANMANVELKLGAAFTGLVQDGAGVTVDYVEGGVPHSVTARWVIACDGARSTVRKAIDVTLDDLGFEEPWLVVDAAVEGPVSFPPIAGVPEGADLQRLSVMMCDPVRPATVVPGRRDHRRWEFMLLPGEDDQAMTMPDKVAELVGAWMSDVSHEIVRAATYRFHGLVANKWQVGNVFLAGDAAHQTPPFFGQGMCHGLRDVANLAWKMDAVANHGADPAILSTYQPERDPHVRAVVGAAVAAGRYICELDAAAAAARDERIREEARARAGETAHDLIPAIGQGIVLAETPGAGQRFIQPVLSDGRKLDDFTGGGWRLFVRGDTVPGTAPDVARITASSLADSGAITAWLDERSVDAVLVRPDHYVFGTAAHSAEDLLAARVRQLTNPQEQPA, encoded by the coding sequence ATGTCGTACGACGTTGTAGTCGTAGGCTGCGGCCCTGTGGGCGCGCTGGCTGCGAACCTTCTTGGCCTGAAAGGCCTTGCCGTGCTGGTCCTTGAACGGGAACAGGAACACTATCCCCTGCCGCGCGCGGTCCACCTTGACCATGAGATGATGCGCCTGTTCCAGTCGGCCGATGTCATAACCCGTGTCGAGGGTGACATGATCGCCACTGACGGGCACCTGCACGTCGGCGCCGACCACGGCGTGATCCGTTACATGGGCACGGTCGGCAAGCCGCGTCCGTTCGGCTGGGCCAACGATTACTTCTTCTACCAGCCCGAACTCGAAGCACACCTGCGTGCAGGTTTCGCGAACATGGCCAATGTCGAACTGAAGCTGGGCGCGGCATTCACAGGTTTGGTTCAGGACGGGGCAGGCGTCACCGTCGACTACGTCGAAGGCGGCGTACCGCACAGTGTCACGGCGCGCTGGGTGATCGCCTGCGACGGTGCGCGCAGCACGGTGCGCAAGGCTATCGACGTCACTCTCGACGATCTCGGCTTCGAGGAGCCCTGGCTGGTTGTCGATGCGGCGGTCGAGGGCCCGGTCAGCTTCCCGCCGATCGCGGGCGTGCCAGAAGGTGCGGACTTGCAGCGTCTTTCGGTCATGATGTGCGATCCGGTGCGCCCCGCCACGGTGGTGCCGGGGCGCCGCGATCATCGCCGCTGGGAGTTCATGCTGCTGCCGGGCGAAGACGATCAGGCGATGACGATGCCGGATAAGGTGGCCGAACTGGTCGGCGCATGGATGTCCGACGTATCGCATGAGATCGTTCGGGCCGCGACGTATCGCTTCCACGGCCTCGTCGCCAACAAGTGGCAGGTCGGGAATGTCTTTCTGGCCGGCGATGCCGCGCACCAGACGCCGCCGTTCTTTGGGCAAGGGATGTGCCATGGTCTGCGCGATGTCGCCAATCTGGCGTGGAAGATGGACGCGGTGGCCAACCACGGCGCCGATCCGGCCATCCTCTCGACCTACCAGCCCGAGCGCGATCCGCATGTGCGGGCGGTGGTCGGTGCGGCGGTGGCGGCGGGGCGCTACATCTGCGAACTCGACGCCGCCGCCGCCGCCGCGCGCGACGAACGCATCCGCGAGGAAGCTCGCGCCCGCGCCGGAGAGACCGCACATGACCTGATACCGGCGATCGGACAGGGCATCGTGCTGGCCGAAACCCCCGGCGCAGGCCAGCGCTTCATCCAGCCGGTATTGAGCGACGGGCGCAAGCTTGACGATTTCACCGGCGGCGGGTGGCGGCTGTTCGTGCGCGGCGATACCGTGCCCGGCACCGCGCCGGACGTGGCCCGGATCACCGCGAGCAGCCTTGCCGACAGCGGCGCGATCACCGCATGGCTGGATGAACGCAGCGTCGATGCCGTGCTGGTCCGCCCCGACCATTACGTCTTCGGCACCGCCGCACACAGCGCCGAAGACCTGCTCGCGGCCCGCGTGCGCCAGCTTACCAACCCTCAGGAACAACCGGCATGA
- a CDS encoding amidohydrolase family protein — protein sequence MRTLIRDVSIFDGTGSTPQVGSVLVDGERIVRVAMGIGALADEAGDTVIEGPGLTLMPGMVDAHAHLTWASSVEKVYHQFILPHDELKVAAWRNARVLLDHGFTSIYSAGALGDLIEPELAAAIDAGKTPGPRMVPSTLERSPEGGEGVETGDVFNGRGPDAMRAFVAYCKDEGVRSIKLVISGEDALKPGSAMDVLYTREELAAAGEAAREAGLWIASHAYSPEAIGLALDAGARILYHCSFADGAAVERMAAEKDKFFYAPGPGVSIAAIEAKPPPHIDMSHMKASAAERMKLEGTLVPELKRRGVRVLVGGDYGFPFNPHGSNARDLEHFVTYFDFTPAEALRAATMHGGELMGLEVGLVKEGYLADLLLVDGDPTTDVAILQDKDRLKMIMKGGALHKAPAETEATN from the coding sequence ATGCGGACCCTTATCCGTGATGTAAGCATCTTTGATGGCACAGGCTCCACGCCGCAGGTCGGCAGCGTGCTTGTCGACGGTGAGCGGATCGTCCGCGTGGCGATGGGTATTGGAGCATTGGCGGACGAGGCGGGGGATACTGTGATCGAAGGCCCCGGCCTGACGCTGATGCCCGGCATGGTGGATGCACATGCCCACCTTACCTGGGCGTCTTCGGTCGAGAAGGTGTACCACCAGTTCATCCTCCCGCATGACGAACTCAAGGTTGCCGCCTGGCGCAATGCGCGGGTGCTGCTCGACCATGGTTTCACCAGCATCTATTCGGCCGGGGCGCTGGGCGACCTGATCGAGCCGGAGCTGGCCGCCGCGATCGACGCAGGCAAGACACCGGGGCCGCGCATGGTGCCCTCCACCCTGGAACGCAGCCCGGAAGGCGGCGAGGGCGTGGAGACGGGCGACGTGTTCAACGGCAGGGGCCCTGATGCGATGCGGGCTTTCGTCGCCTACTGCAAGGACGAGGGCGTTCGTTCGATCAAGCTGGTGATCTCGGGCGAGGATGCCTTGAAGCCGGGCTCGGCGATGGACGTGCTCTATACCCGTGAGGAACTGGCCGCTGCCGGAGAGGCCGCGCGCGAAGCGGGACTGTGGATTGCCAGCCATGCTTATTCGCCCGAGGCGATCGGCCTTGCGCTCGATGCCGGGGCGCGCATCTTGTATCACTGCTCCTTCGCCGATGGCGCTGCGGTAGAGCGCATGGCGGCGGAAAAGGACAAGTTCTTCTACGCCCCCGGCCCCGGCGTTTCGATCGCCGCAATCGAAGCCAAACCGCCGCCGCATATCGACATGTCGCATATGAAGGCGAGTGCTGCCGAGCGCATGAAGCTGGAAGGGACCCTGGTGCCCGAACTCAAGCGGCGCGGCGTGCGTGTCCTGGTCGGCGGCGACTATGGCTTTCCGTTCAATCCTCATGGCAGCAATGCCCGCGATCTTGAACATTTCGTCACCTACTTCGATTTCACCCCGGCCGAGGCGCTGCGCGCAGCGACGATGCACGGCGGCGAACTGATGGGTCTTGAAGTGGGACTGGTGAAGGAAGGCTACCTTGCCGATCTGCTGCTGGTCGACGGAGACCCGACCACGGACGTCGCGATCCTGCAGGACAAGGATCGCCTTAAGATGATCATGAAAGGCGGCGCGCTCCACAAGGCGCCTGCCGAGACTGAAGCCACGAACTGA